TAGTGATTGAGACCAAAGAAATCCGCTGTGCCCCTGAAACCAATGACCCAAAATTATTAATAGTTTAAAAGTAAACGGTGAAGTACGTGAAAAACGTAGACTTTCGtctagacatttttttttgacttatCTATCTTTGCTCACTTTATGTATCGTATCCATTCGGGGGAAAATTGTGGAAGTCGAGATTCCGACAAGCCTTCATCACTGCTCAATTGGGCCACCCTACTCTTCATTACCTGATGATAATCGCCAACGAATATAGGGTGAGATATCCAGCCGCATCTGAATTGGTAAGCTAATTCCAAGGGTAACGTTTCACCTTCAGTCTCAGGCAAGTATCCATCGCAATGGGAGACAATGCCAAGCTTTCCGTTTTGGATAGAGCGATACTTCTCATCGTACAAACGATACGCCTTTGCGTGAGCCTTCAACATGTTATGCCCGCACGTATACGTTCCGGCAGTGCCCAAATCTCTACCTAAAGTTAGAAGAAGCGCCCGTACAAATTTTCCAGGAAATGTTTTTACGTTTTACGTACCTGGCGCGATAATGCCGCTGCCGTATCCCTGGAAACAGAGGATTTGCGGCTCGTTGATGGTCAGAAAAGTCTTGACCTTTGGTCCCAGTTCTCTGTAGAGTACTTCCGCGTACTCCGCGAACCACGTCGCCATCGACTCGTTCATCCAACCTCCCATATCCTCCAGAACTTGGGGATGGTCCCAATGGTACATGGTCACGATAGGTTCTATGCCGTTGGCCACTAGCTCATCAATCAAATTGTGATAGTACTGAATACCTTCTTGGTTGATCGAATCTGCTGATCCATTGGGGAGTACGCGAGCCCAACTTATCGAGAGTCGGTAATAGTCGAGCTGTGAAATTGACACGTCTTTGAGATAATTTGCCGCAACAGTTTCCAACGTTCTAGTGACTTACTCCCAGCCTCTTGACCATTTTCACATCGTCCTTGTATTTGTGATAGGAGTTGGAGGCTGTGTCGCCGTTACTCTGATCCTCGATCTTCCATGGCATGTTGTGCACAAAATTGTCCCAGACGCTCTCACCCTTGTCtggtaaaaacgaaaatcacgTTATatgcgaaaaaattaaccaattTGCAACGTCAATGAGATTTGAAGTAGGTACTGCTGATATTCCAAGCTCCTTCGATTTGGTAGGCTGCTCCGCCGACGCCGATTTTCAATCCAgtcggaaattttaaatacagaTTTTCGTCATCTTGCGTTGACAATCTGTAATAACCGAATTATCCTTCGTTCGCCGTATGATATCCTGATGAAATGAATACACAACGATTGCTCACCTATGCGTTAGGACCAGGAAGACAAATATGAAACTCTTTTTCATGTTGAGCAGCTCGCCAACTCTTTCGGAATGCGCCTTTCACTAATCACAAACCTTCCGATAGGCGAGTTGTTTCATTCGAACGAATGAATTGTCACGTGATTGTGTGCGACATAAGTTATCACGAGCGAACCAACAAATGACGACCAGTACCTTGATAATATGATGCAACCACAGCATCCCACTTACTTAACTTGTATCAACGAAAATTCACTGATACCCAGCTGTTTGGTATACTACTGGAAGAATCAGTGCATATGCTCTGACGGTTCAGTAACTTTTCACTGATATTTCGCTGATTTCCAGGGTATATGCACTGGTTTCTCCAGTGGTATACTTATAGCTGGGAATCAGTGAATTTTCGCTGATTCTAGAGAGCATCCCATTCTCAAGCAGATTTTGAGAGGGGTAAAGTTGTCAAGTTAGCTAAGCTTCTAGCCTATTTTCAGCTGTCCACTCCCTCGTTAGTTACTCAATAAGCGAATGAAGGACTTTTCCATCTCAGGACTACCTGCAAAAGTTGATGCTGGAGTTCGGTGAATTGTTTGATGCCGTTAGGATACGAGGGAACCACAAGTGGCCAACAAAATCTTGTTCCATAACTAattcaataaattcttttgccAACCACTTCACAGGTATTTGAGAGTGGCGCGAATATTGATtgactgattttttatttcaatgcaGCGATGCAGGTTGAGTTTCATAATGAACTTCAGATCATTGAATTTTAGAGCTGTGATGATTGATGTGATGATCGCCGAGTGCTTCTAGCAAGGCCTGTAGTGATTCATTGACATGAAATGCTTTGCCCCTTCGAGGTCACGAATTTAAATATGACAGGGATAGGATTTCTCCGAATAATAGAAAAAGGGTGATTTTGGAGATGTGTAATATTGCGATTCGTAACAACACTGTGAGAGCCTCAGATCGGACACATATAATCTAAGCAACTTATATTACAATTTAGTTTCCAAGAAACGTAGTAAGTCATacctttttcctctcttctttCCTTGCTCTTGTAATTTAGTCTTGTTTTTTAGTGTTCAGaactgtttatttttattttatttttttattttctagcAATAAAATACAACTTTGAGGAGATCCCCCGCCAAAGAATCGAAACCGCAGCCAATAATTTCTGCTTATATATGCTTATATAACTTATCTATTGACCTTCGACACCAAAAGAACTTTGGCCGTAAAATCTGATACCCTGCTCACTGTCGTGAATATTCCATATCTGAAATACTTTATCAGAAGACGATGATGTTACGCATAAACTTATAATGGAATTAAATTGATGACTTTGGTGAAGTTTGAGGCTAGCTTGCCTTGACGACGTGACATCGAATCAGTTTGCTCAAATACCTGTATACCAGTACGTGAAATCGCGCAACCTTTTACTTATTGGTTTATCTTCTCAATAACATCATTAGTATGTTTGGGGTTCAATGGCAAAGCTGCTTTTATTTAGTCGCTCAACTACAACTTATAAAACTTGCATTAGTTTCAACCGAGTGTCTACGATTGTCGGGAAAGAAGATGGTTTAGAGCGATATCATTTTCTGAACGATCGTTCCATTCTACAAAGCAACGAATATACTCGTATAGGCTGAAAAATAGATAGAGTCGTTACGGGACGAAAAAAGAACAGTTTCTTTGTATTTCTCGAGTTGAAACAGAGCC
This genomic stretch from Neodiprion pinetum isolate iyNeoPine1 chromosome 6, iyNeoPine1.2, whole genome shotgun sequence harbors:
- the LOC124221280 gene encoding myrosinase 1-like isoform X1 — its product is MKKSFIFVFLVLTHRLSTQDDENLYLKFPTGLKIGVGGAAYQIEGAWNISNKGESVWDNFVHNMPWKIEDQSNGDTASNSYHKYKDDVKMVKRLGLDYYRLSISWARVLPNGSADSINQEGIQYYHNLIDELVANGIEPIVTMYHWDHPQVLEDMGGWMNESMATWFAEYAEVLYRELGPKVKTFLTINEPQILCFQGYGSGIIAPGRDLGTAGTYTCGHNMLKAHAKAYRLYDEKYRSIQNGKLGIVSHCDGYLPETEGETLPLELAYQFRCGWISHPIFVGDYHQVMKSRVAQLSSDEGLSESRLPQFSPEWIRYIKGTADFFGLNHYTSFLVGFPTTTKQNGSFVLHDSGLLVRSDPRWEAGSLKWIHIIPEGFSSLLRKIKSEYNNPPVYITENGFSDNNKVHDHQRIKYHYLYLKELLKAVKRDGCNVQRYTFWSLLDNFEWSSGYQHTFGLINVNMTSPGRERTPKLSFTWLQNVMRMRQLQLPIPSPSVNTTTNHQ
- the LOC124221280 gene encoding myrosinase 1-like isoform X2; the protein is MPWKIEDQSNGDTASNSYHKYKDDVKMVKRLGLDYYRLSISWARVLPNGSADSINQEGIQYYHNLIDELVANGIEPIVTMYHWDHPQVLEDMGGWMNESMATWFAEYAEVLYRELGPKVKTFLTINEPQILCFQGYGSGIIAPGRDLGTAGTYTCGHNMLKAHAKAYRLYDEKYRSIQNGKLGIVSHCDGYLPETEGETLPLELAYQFRCGWISHPIFVGDYHQVMKSRVAQLSSDEGLSESRLPQFSPEWIRYIKGTADFFGLNHYTSFLVGFPTTTKQNGSFVLHDSGLLVRSDPRWEAGSLKWIHIIPEGFSSLLRKIKSEYNNPPVYITENGFSDNNKVHDHQRIKYHYLYLKELLKAVKRDGCNVQRYTFWSLLDNFEWSSGYQHTFGLINVNMTSPGRERTPKLSFTWLQNVMRMRQLQLPIPSPSVNTTTNHQ